From Flexistipes sp.:
AGCCATTTTGTCCTCCTAGATTTATTAGCTCTATAATTGCTTTTATCCTAAATACATTCCGCCGTTTACATGCAGAACCTGACCGGTTATATAGTCGGAATCCGAAGAAGCGAGGAATCTGACTGTACCGTTAATATCTTCCGGCTTTCCGAATTCTGCAAGCGGGATTTTGCTTTTCATATCCTGCTTTACATCATCTGTCAAGCTTTCAGTCATTTCTGTTTCTATAAAACCGGGTGCCACTGCGTTTACGCGAATACCTCTTGATGCCAGCTCCAAACTCAGTGATTTTGTGAGCCCCACCAGTCCGCTTTTGCTTGATACGTAATTAGCCTGCCCTACATTGCCTGTATAGGCTACGACACTGCTAATATTGATGATTTTGCCATAACGTTTTTTCATCATTGACTTTGCAGCCGCCCTGGAGCATAAGAACGCTCCTTTAAGATTAGTGGCAATGACATCATCAAATTCAGAAGTTTTCATCCTGATGAAAAGATTGTCTTTTGTTATTCCGGCGTTGTTAATCAAAATATCCACTTTGCCGAAATTATTTTCTATTTGTTTGAACATTTCTTTAACATCATCTTCTTTTGAGATGTCTGCTCCTGCGGTCATGCAGACTCCGCCCGAAGATGCGATAGATTCAGCAACTTTGTCAGCCTGTTCTTTGCTGGAGGAATAATTTATGCATACCCTGGCGCCGTGTGCCGCAAAATCTTCTGCTAAAGATTTTCCTATACCTTTGGATGAGCCGGTTACAAGGACAACTTTGTCTTTAAACATTTAAATCCTCCAATTTGCCAAGATCTTCAATGCCGGATATATTTACGCAGTTTATTTTTCTGTCTATTTTTTTCATTAAACCTGTAAGAAC
This genomic window contains:
- the fabG gene encoding 3-oxoacyl-[acyl-carrier-protein] reductase encodes the protein MFKDKVVLVTGSSKGIGKSLAEDFAAHGARVCINYSSSKEQADKVAESIASSGGVCMTAGADISKEDDVKEMFKQIENNFGKVDILINNAGITKDNLFIRMKTSEFDDVIATNLKGAFLCSRAAAKSMMKKRYGKIINISSVVAYTGNVGQANYVSSKSGLVGLTKSLSLELASRGIRVNAVAPGFIETEMTESLTDDVKQDMKSKIPLAEFGKPEDINGTVRFLASSDSDYITGQVLHVNGGMYLG